The stretch of DNA AAGCAGGCTTCGATGACCTCTTCGCAGAAGAACGACCCGTAGTCATTGATGTACGCTCGCCGGCCGAATTCGCGGATGGGTCCGTTCCCGGTTCATTCAATGTGCCGTTGTTCTCCAACGAGGAGCGCGCAATTGTCGGTACGCTCTATGCTCATGACGGGGTCGATGCCGCCTGGGACGAAGGGATACGCCTTGTTTCCCCGAAGATACCCGGCATAGTGGACGCGGTGCGCGGACACCGGGGCACGGATACGCGTGCGGTCATCGTCCTCTGCTGGCGCGGGGGCATGCGGAGCAAAGCGGCGGTCAATTTCCTTGCGCTTGCGCGTATACCGGCCGTTCAGTATACGGGCGGGTACAAATCCTACCGCCGTTCCATACGCGATGTCATCGCACGCATAGCGGATGATTTTTCGACGATAACGGTACGCGGGCTCACCGGTACGGGTAAAACGGCGATTATGCGGAGGGCGCTGGCGGACGGGGCGGCCTTTCTCGACCTTGAGCACTATGCCGCTCATCGCGGGTCGGCGTTCGGCGGGGCGGGGCTTACGCAGCCGACACAGCAGAATTTCGAGCACGTGCTGGGCGAAGCGCTCGTGCGGTTCAGGTATCACGGGGATAGAACGCTTTTCATCGAAGGCGAGTCGCGGCGAATCGGGCGCATCACCGTGCCGGAGGTCGTCATCGATCGCATCATCAAAAGTGATCATATCGAGATAACAGCGCCGATGGATGTTCGTGTGCAGAATATCCTCGACGAATACATGCCGTTCATTACGGCCGATCTTGTCGTCGCGACGCTTGAAAAGATACGTGATGCCCTGGGGGGCGAGCGCTATACGGCGTATGTGTCGCTTGCGCGCGAGGAACGCTACGCAGAATTGATACGGCTCCTTATGGAAAATTATTACGATACGGGATATACTTTTTTCTGGAACAAGTACGGCGGCGGGCGATGCCTTTTACAGGTGCCGCATGACGCCGCGTTCGATCTTGTGCGGGCACTCCGCACCCGGGAGCAAGCATGAGTTCTGCATCGGCGGGCATACGCGGGAAGAATATGGATGCGATACGGGCGCATCGCGAGCTTTTCCCCCTCGATGTTGAAACGAGGATAGCGGAAGCGGCGGCGGACGGGTTCTCCTGCACGCCGATAGCGATCAAGGGCGCGGCAATGAGCTTCAAGGCATCACGGGACGGGGCGTCGGCGATCATGCACAGCCAGTACGATCCGATCAAGGAGGCGAAAACCCTCGCCGAAGAGGCCGTGAACGATCCGGATGCCGATCTTGTCGTGGTGCTCGGTTTCGGGGCGGGATACATCGTTCGGGAGATACTCACTGCGCGCGATAATATCGATGTCATCGCCGTTGAACCGTCGTACGGCATACTGAATTTTCTCATCGATACGTTCGATATGCATGATCTGTTCTCCGACGAGCGCGTCATGTATTTCATCGGCGGGAGCGACAGGAACGATATCGAGAACTATCTATCGCTCAGGAGCACGCGCAAGGTGCGCATCATCACCTCGCGCGGGTACTGGAAGTTCTTCTCGAAAGACCTGGGCGACCTCTCGCAGGCGATACTCAACTTCGTCGATGCGAAGAGCATCAATATCAATACCATGATACGCTTCGACCGGCTCTGGGCGTATAATATCATCTGTAATATCGATGTGATCCCGTTCGTCCACGGCGTGAACCGCTTCTTCGACCGATTCGCCGGTGTGCCTGCTGTCGTCGTTTCGGCGGGGCCTTCGCTCGAACGGAATATCGGCCTTCTCGGTGAGATGAAGAAGAAGGCGCTTATCATCGCCGTTGATACTGCGCTGAAGCCGCTCCGCGAGCACGGCATTACGCCCCACATCGCGGTGGCCATTGACCCGCAGGGGAAGAACGCGAAGTATTTCCGCAACGCCGTTTCGAGCGGTACCGCACTAGTCTCGGAGTCGTCGATACACAATGAGATAATGCGCAATTACCCCGGGCCGATATTCCTCGCCGCCTCGCCGTTCCCCCTTGCGCAATACCTCATGGGATTCCTGGGCGACAGGGGCGAATTGACCGTGGGCGGGTCCGTGTCGACCGCAGCGATAGATATCGCCTGCCGTACCGGCGCCAACCCGGTGATCATGCTGGGGCTTGATCTCTCGTTCCCGGAGCTGGCAACGCATGTGAAGGGGAGCTATCATGAAGAGGATTTCCACACGCAGGTGACCAAGCTCGATACGTATGACGGACGCATCTATAAATATATACTGTCCGGGCGCGTGACGCCGGCGAGGAATATTCACGGTGAGCGTGTCTATGTCGATGCCCGGTTTACCATGTACCGTGAATGGTTCGAGAAATATGCCGCTGCGAAGCCCGGTGTGAAATTCTACAATGCAACGGAGGGCGGTGTAGCGCTCAACGGCATGGAGAACATTACGCTCGCATCGCTCGCAAAGACGCTGCCGGACCGTGATATCGATTTTGAAACGGTATCGGCGAATGCGCGCGCCGATACCGCGACCGAAGCTGCGATACGCAGGGAGATAATCGATGGGTTCTCGGCCATACGAAAGGAGATACGCACGATGCGGCGGCTCGCCGAGGACGGTCTCTCGATAACGGATAAGCTTGAACACGGCGTGAGGCACAAGCACAATGTGGCGGGCATGGTGAGATCGCTCAATACCATCGATGAGCGCATCGGAGAGCTGCATGAGGCGAAGCCCTTCGTGAGCGTTACCATGCAGCGCGTGATAAACTATATTAAAGAGGGATACGCTTTCGATGAACATACGCCGGAGGAATTGCGGCCGGTCATCGCCTCACGAGAGTTGTACAAGGAGATAATCCGTTCCGCCGAATACAACGATGACCTCATCGAGATGGGGATACGCAAACTGAGCAAGGCGACGGTATAGAAGCGGCGCTTCGTTAAGAAAATAGGCCGTTCTACTTGGGCACGGACTCAGCGGCTATTCGGTCACGAACGAGCGCGCAGTGCTGTCTGAGGATATAGAATTGTCCGGCGAACGATATGGGTATCTTGCTCCTGTTGATGCCGTGCTCTATCCTGTCGAGTCGTACGAGATAGTCACTGGGCGAGCGTTCCCTGTTCTCGAGATGGTCCTGTTCGAGCGTCAATAATGCGCGGTACCATCGGCCTATCCTGACATTGACGCTGAACGTATACAGGGCCGGTATCACCTGGAATGCCGGGATGAGCACGACAGCGGCGGGGATGACGACGACGATGAGCTGGCTTACCAGCGTCGCAAGCCAGAACGGCAGCACGCGATAGAAGAATCCTTTACCGGACTTGTAGAAGCGCATCGCCTCATCGCTCACGGGGATGTCATTGGATACCGGCGTCGGGAATTCGCCGCGCTTGCGGTACATCGAGGGGCGGCTGTGTATGTCATGCGCCGCTTCGAGCAGAAGATCGGATACGGCGGGATGAAGGTCCCTGCGGGCGATGAGCTGCACGGTCGCCCCGACGAGAGTGATATCGTTTTCCGGGATGTTCTTCTCGAAGTCGATGGAGCCCATCGGCAGCGTGAGCTTCGTCAAATACTGGATGCGGCGAATATAGGCGTCCGCCTGTGCATAACTGTATATGTGTATGTCCGGTGAGCGCTGGAGTTTGCGCATGGTGCCGAACGCTGCGCTTTCCCCCATCATGAACACCGCGTGTATCTTCTTTTTCACGAGCGCGTCCGCCGCGTCCTCGCCGTCGAGATCGACGAGCAGTTCGTTCCTGTTCGTCTCTATCCCGCACAATCCGAGCAGGGTCACGGCGAGCCTGCGCACAGCGCTCCCCTCGGCTCCGACAGCGATGCGTTTCCCGTCGAGTTCGGAGAGGAGCGTTATCTTTTTCCTGCCGATGTAATACAGCATGAGCGGTTCGCTGTAGAGGCTCCCGAGCGATTCGATGCCGTTCGCGTTCATACCGCGCGGCAATCCTCCCTGGAAAAAGGCGACATCGACCTCATTGGAACGCGTCTTGAGGCGCATGAGATTCTCAAGTGAACCCTGCGAGGGAAGTATATGGAGCGTTATCCCGTTGCTCGCAAGGAGCTTTCGATACCGTTCGGCGTTCGTCTGGAACACACTGTCAGCGGGGCCGCTCGACATGGTGATGGACGATGGGGGCGCGGAATAGATGAACCAGAACACGGCGAACGCGATGACGAGGGACGACAGGATGATAATACTTATCGTTACGCCGCGGTTGAAGCCGAACGTCTCTTTCAGCGTCGCCTGCAGTTTGGCGAATCCTTTGGGCGATGCTTCCATGATGATACCTGCCATGTGATACGGCCGCTCCGCGGCATTGAGCGCAGTATATCAGATGGGGAATGTTCGTCAATTCACCGCGGAACGCTACCTGCGATTATCCTCGATACGGCCTTTGCCTCCGTCGCGCGGTTCTATCGATGCGCGTTCGACAAGGGTTACCTTTGCGGTAAGTCCGAGCTCCAATGCCAGCTGCCGGGTGATGGTGGTCTTGAGGTCTTCAAGCACCTTTATCTCGTCGACGGCTATCCCTTCGGATATGGCAACCTTTATCTCCATGGTCTCGGGCCCGAGGGCATTACCGAGCACTATCCTGAACTCAGGCTCAACGCCCTCGGCGTTCGCAAGTATCGATTCCACCTGCGCCGGGGAGATCTTCAATCCCATGAACACGACGATGTCGTCCGTGCGCCGCGCGACACGGCTCATACGCATGTGCGTTCTTCCGCAGGGGCAGTCCCCGGGGAGAAGCCGTGCGATATCGCCGGTGCGGTAGCGGATGAGGGGACAGCCTTCTTTCGCGATATTGGTGAACACGAGCTCGCCTTCATCGCCGACGGCGGCGGGAGTGAGCGTTACCGGATCGATGACCTCGACGATCACCTGGTCCTCGTTCACATGCAGCCCGTTGCGTTCGGAGCATTCCCCGGAAACACCCGGGCCCATGATCTCGCTCAGACCGTAGGTGTCGTACGCACGGATGCGGAGCTTCGTTTCAAGTTCTTCGCGCACATGCTCGCTCCACGGTTCGGCGCCGAATATGCCCACCTTGAGATTGAGCGATGACGGATGCAGATGCATCTCTTCAAGACCCTTGGCGATGCGCATCGCATAGCCAGGCGTACTCGCGAGCACCGTGGTCCTGTAGTCCTTCATGATGGTTATCTGCTTCTGAACGCTCCCCCCCGAAGATGCCGGTATTACCGAGGCGCCTACCTGTTCTGCGGCGTAGTGGAAGCCGAAACCGCCGGTGAAGAGGCCGTAGTCGAAGGCTATCTGCATGAAGTCGTGGTCCGTTACACCGGCCGAGACGAGGAAGCGCGCCGTCGATTCCGCCCAGTTGGCCAGATCGTTCTTGGTGTAGCCGACGACGATGGGTTTGCCGGTGGTGCCGGACGATGAATGGATGCGTACGATATCCTTGAGCGGAACGGCGAAGAGATCGTAGGGATAGCTTTTTCTCAGGTCGTCCTTGGTGGTGAACGGCAGATCGGCGAGGTGTTCGAGCGATACGATATCCTCGATGTCGATGCCGGCGGTGTCGAACGATTGCTTGTAGAACGCAACGTTCTTGTAGATGCGGTGGAGCGTCGCCTGCAGCCGTTCGAGCTGGAGCTGTGCGAGCTTCTGCCGCGGCATGGTTTCGATGGCTTTGTTGAATATCATCTGTTCACCCCGTTCACTCAAGGTCGCTTTTCGCTTTATATTCTTTGCCGAGATAGGCACGCTGGATGTCGCGGTTGCCGAGCACGGCGCGGGCGCTCCCCTCGAGCATGACCTGTCCGGTCTCAAGGGCATAGCCGCGGTCGGCTATTGCGAGCGCCGCGCGGGCATTCTGTTCGATGAGAAGTATCGTCATCCCCGCGCTGCGGAGCTCTTTTATAACGCGGAAAATATCCTTCACGACGATGGGTGCAAGTCCCGTTGACGGTTCGTCGAGGATAAGGAGCTTCGGGCGCGACATGAGCGCTCGTGCAATGGCGAGCATCTGCTGTTCACCGCCGGAAAGCGTTCCCGCGAGCTGATGCTGACGGTCGAGGAGCTTCGGGAAGAGACCGAACATGCGTGACAGCTCGCTTCTTTCCGCTTCCCGCCGTTCGCGGGCGGAGAGTTTCATCCGAAGCGGATGCCCCCCGAGCATGAGGTTCTCGCGCACGCTCATCGCAGCGAACACATGCCGCCCCTCGGGGACGAGCACGCAGCCGTTCGCGACGATGCGTTCCGTGGGCATGCGTGTCATGTCCTTCCCGTCAAGCAGCACCGTTCCCGCGGATGCTTTCACGAGCCCCATGATAGTGCGTACCAATGTGGATTTCCCGGCACCGTTCGCCCCGATTATCGCAACGATCTCGCCGGTATCCACATGGATGGACATCGAGCGCAGCACGCGCAAGCTTCCGTATGACGCCCGAAGGCTCTGTACGCTAAGCATCGGCGGCCCCGAGATAGACGTCGATGACATCGCGATTGCGCTGTATCTCCGCCGGCGGTCCTTCGGCTATCCGTTGACCCGAGCTCAGTACGAGGATGCTGTCCGATATTTCCATGATGAGCGACATGTCGTGCTCGATGATGAGCACCGTGATGCCTTGAGCGCGAATGCGCCGAATGAGAGCAGCGATCTCG from Spirochaetota bacterium encodes:
- the mnmH gene encoding tRNA 2-selenouridine(34) synthase MnmH, which codes for MEAGFDDLFAEERPVVIDVRSPAEFADGSVPGSFNVPLFSNEERAIVGTLYAHDGVDAAWDEGIRLVSPKIPGIVDAVRGHRGTDTRAVIVLCWRGGMRSKAAVNFLALARIPAVQYTGGYKSYRRSIRDVIARIADDFSTITVRGLTGTGKTAIMRRALADGAAFLDLEHYAAHRGSAFGGAGLTQPTQQNFEHVLGEALVRFRYHGDRTLFIEGESRRIGRITVPEVVIDRIIKSDHIEITAPMDVRVQNILDEYMPFITADLVVATLEKIRDALGGERYTAYVSLAREERYAELIRLLMENYYDTGYTFFWNKYGGGRCLLQVPHDAAFDLVRALRTREQA
- a CDS encoding 6-hydroxymethylpterin diphosphokinase MptE-like protein, coding for MSSASAGIRGKNMDAIRAHRELFPLDVETRIAEAAADGFSCTPIAIKGAAMSFKASRDGASAIMHSQYDPIKEAKTLAEEAVNDPDADLVVVLGFGAGYIVREILTARDNIDVIAVEPSYGILNFLIDTFDMHDLFSDERVMYFIGGSDRNDIENYLSLRSTRKVRIITSRGYWKFFSKDLGDLSQAILNFVDAKSININTMIRFDRLWAYNIICNIDVIPFVHGVNRFFDRFAGVPAVVVSAGPSLERNIGLLGEMKKKALIIAVDTALKPLREHGITPHIAVAIDPQGKNAKYFRNAVSSGTALVSESSIHNEIMRNYPGPIFLAASPFPLAQYLMGFLGDRGELTVGGSVSTAAIDIACRTGANPVIMLGLDLSFPELATHVKGSYHEEDFHTQVTKLDTYDGRIYKYILSGRVTPARNIHGERVYVDARFTMYREWFEKYAAAKPGVKFYNATEGGVALNGMENITLASLAKTLPDRDIDFETVSANARADTATEAAIRREIIDGFSAIRKEIRTMRRLAEDGLSITDKLEHGVRHKHNVAGMVRSLNTIDERIGELHEAKPFVSVTMQRVINYIKEGYAFDEHTPEELRPVIASRELYKEIIRSAEYNDDLIEMGIRKLSKATV
- a CDS encoding TAXI family TRAP transporter solute-binding subunit: MAGIIMEASPKGFAKLQATLKETFGFNRGVTISIIILSSLVIAFAVFWFIYSAPPSSITMSSGPADSVFQTNAERYRKLLASNGITLHILPSQGSLENLMRLKTRSNEVDVAFFQGGLPRGMNANGIESLGSLYSEPLMLYYIGRKKITLLSELDGKRIAVGAEGSAVRRLAVTLLGLCGIETNRNELLVDLDGEDAADALVKKKIHAVFMMGESAAFGTMRKLQRSPDIHIYSYAQADAYIRRIQYLTKLTLPMGSIDFEKNIPENDITLVGATVQLIARRDLHPAVSDLLLEAAHDIHSRPSMYRKRGEFPTPVSNDIPVSDEAMRFYKSGKGFFYRVLPFWLATLVSQLIVVVIPAAVVLIPAFQVIPALYTFSVNVRIGRWYRALLTLEQDHLENRERSPSDYLVRLDRIEHGINRSKIPISFAGQFYILRQHCALVRDRIAAESVPK
- a CDS encoding phenylacetate--CoA ligase codes for the protein MIFNKAIETMPRQKLAQLQLERLQATLHRIYKNVAFYKQSFDTAGIDIEDIVSLEHLADLPFTTKDDLRKSYPYDLFAVPLKDIVRIHSSSGTTGKPIVVGYTKNDLANWAESTARFLVSAGVTDHDFMQIAFDYGLFTGGFGFHYAAEQVGASVIPASSGGSVQKQITIMKDYRTTVLASTPGYAMRIAKGLEEMHLHPSSLNLKVGIFGAEPWSEHVREELETKLRIRAYDTYGLSEIMGPGVSGECSERNGLHVNEDQVIVEVIDPVTLTPAAVGDEGELVFTNIAKEGCPLIRYRTGDIARLLPGDCPCGRTHMRMSRVARRTDDIVVFMGLKISPAQVESILANAEGVEPEFRIVLGNALGPETMEIKVAISEGIAVDEIKVLEDLKTTITRQLALELGLTAKVTLVERASIEPRDGGKGRIEDNRR
- a CDS encoding ABC transporter ATP-binding protein, with protein sequence MLRSMSIHVDTGEIVAIIGANGAGKSTLVRTIMGLVKASAGTVLLDGKDMTRMPTERIVANGCVLVPEGRHVFAAMSVRENLMLGGHPLRMKLSARERREAERSELSRMFGLFPKLLDRQHQLAGTLSGGEQQMLAIARALMSRPKLLILDEPSTGLAPIVVKDIFRVIKELRSAGMTILLIEQNARAALAIADRGYALETGQVMLEGSARAVLGNRDIQRAYLGKEYKAKSDLE